From a region of the Streptomyces sp. B21-083 genome:
- a CDS encoding helicase-related protein has protein sequence MDLVPALEEPLKQQLKSVLGPATAKVMAEHLGLHTVGDLLHHYPRRYEERGQLTHLADLPMDEHVTVVAQVADARLHTFASSKAPRGKGQRLEVTITDGSGRIQLVFFGHGVHKPHKELLPGTRALFAGKVSVFNRRLQLAHPAYELLRGDTDEAAEAVDSWAGALIPMYPATAKLESWKIAKSVQTVLLSAQDAVDPLPPSLREGRGLATLPEALLKIHRPHTKADIEEARTRLKWDEAFVLQVALARRRHADAQLPAVPRKPSPDGILTAFDAKLPFTLTEGQQKVSKEIFDDLAAEHPMHRLLQGEVGSGKAQPLDSLVLTPVGFRRMGDLRVGDEIVVPNGEIALIDGLFPQGERDVWRLVLSDGSSVESDDEHLWIVGTSCGWHRGQAPKVMTTREIRLDTFKANGSSKWYLPAVTPVDLGDDCGLPLDPYLFGLLLGDGSFRHNLRLSTVDAEIRDAAATAVAPECRLVPVSGSRCDYTIQLTRRAGGVRNPVIQAAQDLNLWGVTSHGKFIPDEFKNTSIKNRLAVLQGLMDTDGTVDKGGLSISFCSASRRLAEDVAWLVRSLGGRARILPRRAAFNVFVSLPDMYAPFRLRRKAERVSPRPKYNTFRRGIRAVEHVGRKPVQCISVAHPSHAYVTDNFTVTHNTMVALRAMLAVVDAGGQAAMLAPTEVLAQQHHRSITEMMGELAQGGMLGGADKATKVVLLTGSMGTAARRQALLDLVTGEAGLVIGTHALIEDKVQFHDLGLVVVDEQHRFGVEQRDALRGKGKQPPHLLVMTATPIPRTVAMTVFGDLETSVLDQLPAGRSPIASHVVPAADKPHFLARAWERVREEVGNGHQAYVVCPRIGDEEDDPKKAGKKKSAEDEAEKRPPLAVVEVAEQLTRGPLQGLRVEILHGRMHPDDKDAVMRRFAAGETDVLVATTVIEVGVNVPNATAMVIMDADRFGVSQLHQLRGRVGRGSAAGLCLLVSEMPEASPARQRLNSVAATLDGFELSRIDLEQRREGDVLGQAQSGARTSLRMLTVIDDEEIIAEAREEGAAVVAADPDLNNLPGLRTALDALLDEEREQYLDKG, from the coding sequence ATGGATCTCGTGCCCGCACTGGAAGAACCCCTGAAACAACAGCTGAAGTCAGTGCTCGGCCCCGCCACCGCGAAGGTGATGGCCGAGCACCTCGGCCTGCACACCGTCGGCGACCTCCTGCACCACTATCCGCGCAGATACGAGGAGCGGGGCCAGCTCACCCACCTGGCCGACCTCCCCATGGACGAGCACGTGACCGTGGTCGCCCAGGTGGCCGACGCCCGCCTGCACACCTTCGCGTCCTCCAAGGCCCCCCGGGGCAAGGGCCAGCGCCTGGAAGTCACCATCACAGACGGCAGCGGCCGGATCCAACTGGTCTTCTTCGGCCACGGAGTCCACAAACCCCACAAGGAACTCCTCCCCGGCACCCGCGCCCTGTTCGCCGGCAAGGTCTCGGTCTTCAACCGCCGCCTCCAGCTGGCCCATCCGGCGTACGAGTTGCTGCGCGGCGACACAGACGAGGCGGCGGAGGCCGTCGACTCCTGGGCGGGCGCCCTGATCCCGATGTACCCGGCCACCGCGAAACTGGAGTCCTGGAAGATCGCCAAGTCGGTCCAGACGGTCCTGCTCAGCGCCCAGGACGCCGTCGACCCGCTGCCCCCCTCCCTTCGGGAGGGCAGGGGCCTGGCCACCCTCCCCGAGGCCCTACTGAAGATCCACCGCCCGCACACCAAGGCCGACATCGAGGAGGCGCGCACCCGCCTCAAGTGGGACGAGGCGTTCGTCCTCCAGGTCGCCCTGGCCCGCCGCCGCCACGCGGACGCCCAACTCCCGGCGGTGCCCCGCAAACCGTCCCCGGACGGCATTCTCACCGCCTTCGACGCGAAACTCCCCTTCACCCTCACAGAGGGCCAGCAGAAGGTCTCCAAGGAGATCTTCGACGACCTGGCGGCGGAGCATCCGATGCATCGGTTGCTGCAGGGAGAGGTGGGCTCGGGCAAGGCTCAGCCTCTCGACTCACTCGTCCTCACCCCTGTTGGTTTCCGCCGTATGGGGGACCTGAGGGTCGGTGACGAGATCGTCGTGCCCAACGGGGAGATCGCGCTGATCGACGGCCTCTTTCCACAAGGCGAGCGTGATGTCTGGCGCTTGGTCCTTTCGGACGGCAGTTCCGTCGAGTCCGACGACGAGCATCTCTGGATCGTCGGCACGAGTTGCGGATGGCACCGTGGCCAGGCTCCCAAGGTCATGACGACTCGAGAAATTCGGCTGGACACGTTCAAGGCCAACGGATCGTCGAAGTGGTATCTCCCGGCAGTCACCCCGGTCGATCTCGGAGACGACTGCGGGCTGCCTCTCGATCCCTACCTGTTCGGTCTTCTTCTCGGAGACGGCTCGTTCCGGCACAACCTGCGTCTGTCCACGGTCGATGCTGAGATCCGTGATGCAGCCGCGACCGCCGTGGCACCGGAATGTCGGCTGGTTCCGGTGAGCGGTTCCCGCTGCGACTACACGATCCAACTGACCCGCCGCGCGGGTGGCGTGCGCAATCCAGTGATCCAGGCCGCGCAGGACCTGAACCTTTGGGGCGTGACGTCGCATGGCAAGTTCATTCCCGACGAGTTCAAGAACACGTCGATCAAAAACCGCCTCGCTGTGCTCCAAGGGCTCATGGACACGGACGGCACAGTCGACAAGGGAGGACTCAGTATCTCGTTCTGTTCGGCCTCGAGGAGGCTCGCGGAGGACGTCGCGTGGCTAGTCCGCTCCCTGGGCGGCAGGGCGCGAATCCTGCCGCGGCGGGCGGCATTCAACGTCTTCGTGTCCCTGCCCGACATGTACGCACCGTTCAGGCTGAGGAGAAAGGCCGAACGGGTAAGCCCCCGGCCGAAATACAACACGTTCCGACGGGGAATTCGGGCGGTCGAGCACGTGGGACGCAAGCCCGTCCAGTGCATCAGCGTTGCGCACCCCAGCCACGCCTACGTCACCGACAACTTCACAGTGACTCACAACACGATGGTGGCCCTGCGCGCCATGCTCGCCGTGGTCGACGCGGGCGGTCAGGCCGCGATGCTCGCGCCCACCGAAGTGCTCGCCCAGCAGCACCACCGGTCGATCACCGAGATGATGGGCGAGTTGGCGCAGGGCGGAATGCTCGGCGGCGCCGACAAGGCCACCAAGGTGGTCCTCCTGACCGGCTCCATGGGCACCGCGGCCCGCCGCCAGGCACTGCTCGACCTCGTCACCGGCGAGGCGGGGCTCGTGATCGGCACGCACGCGCTGATCGAGGACAAGGTCCAGTTCCACGACCTCGGCCTCGTCGTCGTCGACGAACAGCACCGCTTCGGCGTCGAACAGCGCGACGCCCTGCGCGGCAAGGGCAAACAGCCCCCGCACCTGCTGGTGATGACCGCCACACCCATCCCGCGCACGGTCGCCATGACTGTCTTCGGCGACCTGGAGACATCGGTCCTGGACCAGCTCCCGGCCGGCCGTTCCCCGATCGCCAGCCACGTCGTCCCGGCCGCCGACAAGCCCCATTTTTTGGCACGCGCGTGGGAGCGCGTGCGCGAGGAGGTGGGCAACGGACATCAGGCGTATGTCGTCTGCCCCCGCATCGGCGATGAGGAGGACGACCCGAAGAAGGCCGGAAAGAAGAAGTCCGCCGAGGACGAGGCCGAGAAACGCCCGCCGCTCGCCGTCGTGGAGGTGGCCGAGCAACTCACCCGGGGCCCTCTCCAGGGGCTGAGGGTCGAGATCCTGCACGGCCGTATGCACCCCGACGACAAGGACGCCGTGATGCGCCGCTTCGCCGCCGGTGAGACGGACGTTTTGGTGGCCACCACGGTCATCGAGGTCGGCGTCAACGTGCCCAACGCGACCGCGATGGTGATCATGGACGCCGACCGCTTCGGCGTCTCCCAGCTCCACCAGCTCCGGGGCCGCGTCGGCCGTGGCTCGGCCGCCGGGCTCTGCCTCCTGGTCAGCGAGATGCCCGAGGCGAGCCCCGCCCGTCAGCGCCTCAACTCCGTCGCCGCCACCCTCGACGGCTTCGAACTCTCCCGCATCGACCTCGAACAACGCCGCGAGGGCGATGTCCTGGGCCAGGCCCAGTCCGGCGCCCGCACGTCCCTGCGGATGCTCACCGTCATCGACGACGAGGAGATCATCGCGGAGGCGAGGGAGGAGGGGGCGGCGGTGGTCGCCGCAGACCCGGACCTGAACAACCTCCCGGGCCTCCGCACGGCCCTGGACGCCCTACTGGACGAGGAGAGGGAGCAGTACCTGGACAAGGGGTGA
- a CDS encoding HSP90 family protein, which yields MDSQTSQSSQAPQSPHTFQVDLRGLVDLLSHHLYSSPRVYLRELLQNAVDAITARRAEQPDAPARVRLYAEGGTLRVEDSGVGLTEADVHNLLATIGRSSKRADPGGIQEARSEFLGQFGIGLLACFVVAERIRVVSRSARTPDAPPVEWTAADDGSYTVRTLPDEARPEPGTTVHLVARPGAGEWLTEARVLALARDFGSLLPYDVRVGDEAVTDLPAPWNRPYPSPATRRVALQRHCHDLFGFTPLDSIDLDVPLAGIRGVAYVLPSSVSPAQRASHRVHLKGMLLTERAEQLLPDWAFFVRCVLDTDSLRPTASRESLYEDETLAAVREALGERIRSWLTGLAAGDPERLAAFLSVHHLGVKSLARHDKEMLRTMLPWLPFETTDGQLSLEEFAQRHPVIHFTRTVEEYRQVAPIASAQGVGVVNGGYTYDSELIEALPSVRPGTVVAELDADTVTAHLDSVDPAEELALAAFLGAARAKLDPLGCDVVLRAFHPLSVPALHLDDRAARHEQARAEAEEQADDLWAGILGSLRGSAPRARLVLNHLNPLIRRISSLEDRELIGTATESLYGQALLMAQRPLRPADSALLNRAFIGLLEWATHSDPTEPTEDGRR from the coding sequence ATGGACTCCCAGACCTCACAGTCATCCCAGGCACCCCAGTCCCCGCATACGTTCCAGGTCGACCTGCGCGGCCTCGTGGACCTGCTCTCCCATCACCTCTACTCCAGCCCCAGGGTCTATCTGCGCGAGCTGCTGCAGAACGCCGTGGACGCGATCACGGCCCGGCGCGCCGAGCAGCCCGACGCCCCTGCGCGGGTGCGGCTGTACGCGGAGGGCGGCACCCTGCGGGTCGAGGACTCCGGGGTCGGTCTCACCGAGGCGGACGTGCACAACCTCCTCGCGACCATCGGCCGCAGTTCCAAGCGGGCGGATCCGGGCGGCATCCAGGAAGCGCGTTCGGAGTTCCTCGGCCAGTTCGGCATCGGGCTGCTGGCCTGTTTCGTCGTGGCCGAGCGGATCAGGGTCGTCAGCCGCAGTGCCCGTACGCCGGACGCGCCGCCCGTGGAGTGGACGGCCGCGGACGACGGTTCGTACACCGTGCGCACGCTGCCCGACGAGGCCCGGCCGGAACCGGGCACCACCGTGCACCTGGTGGCGCGGCCCGGGGCCGGCGAGTGGCTCACCGAGGCGCGTGTGCTGGCGCTGGCGCGGGACTTCGGGTCGCTGCTGCCGTACGACGTGCGGGTGGGCGACGAGGCCGTCACCGATCTGCCGGCGCCCTGGAACCGTCCGTATCCGTCGCCCGCCACCCGAAGGGTGGCCCTTCAGCGGCACTGTCACGACCTGTTCGGGTTCACGCCGCTGGACTCGATCGACCTGGACGTGCCGCTCGCCGGGATCCGCGGGGTGGCGTACGTCCTGCCGTCCTCCGTGAGTCCGGCGCAGCGAGCGAGTCACCGGGTGCATCTGAAGGGCATGCTGCTCACCGAGCGGGCCGAACAGCTGCTGCCCGACTGGGCGTTCTTCGTGCGGTGCGTGCTCGACACCGACAGTCTGCGGCCGACGGCCTCACGCGAGTCGCTGTACGAGGACGAGACGCTGGCCGCCGTACGGGAGGCACTGGGCGAAAGGATTCGCTCCTGGCTGACCGGGCTCGCCGCCGGGGACCCCGAGCGGCTGGCCGCGTTCCTGTCGGTGCACCACTTGGGGGTCAAGTCCCTGGCCAGGCACGACAAGGAGATGCTGCGCACGATGCTGCCGTGGCTCCCCTTCGAGACGACCGACGGGCAGTTGTCGCTGGAGGAGTTCGCGCAGCGCCACCCGGTGATCCACTTCACGCGGACCGTCGAGGAGTACCGGCAGGTCGCGCCGATCGCGTCCGCGCAGGGCGTCGGTGTCGTCAACGGCGGCTACACGTACGACAGTGAGCTGATCGAGGCGCTGCCGTCGGTGCGCCCGGGGACCGTGGTCGCCGAGCTGGACGCCGACACCGTGACCGCGCACCTGGACTCGGTCGACCCGGCCGAGGAGCTGGCCCTGGCGGCGTTCCTGGGGGCCGCGCGCGCCAAACTCGACCCCCTGGGGTGCGATGTCGTTCTGCGCGCCTTCCACCCGCTGTCGGTGCCCGCGCTGCACCTGGACGACCGGGCGGCCCGGCACGAACAGGCGCGCGCGGAGGCCGAGGAGCAGGCCGACGACCTGTGGGCCGGGATCCTCGGCTCCCTGCGGGGCAGCGCCCCGCGCGCGCGGCTGGTGCTCAACCATCTCAACCCGCTGATCCGGCGGATCAGTTCGCTGGAGGACCGGGAACTGATCGGCACCGCCACGGAGTCCCTGTACGGACAGGCTCTGCTCATGGCGCAGCGCCCGCTGCGGCCCGCGGACTCCGCGCTGCTGAACCGTGCGTTCATCGGCCTCCTGGAGTGGGCCACCCACAGCGATCCCACGGAGCCCACGGAGGACGGCCGGCGATGA